One genomic window of Calditrichota bacterium includes the following:
- a CDS encoding IS91 family transposase, translating into MSTATVASIFRDNIKGYSQDHKLSPKQWKVVNAIMNCRTSVHGGHLFHCPSCGVDRPCYNPCRDRHCPNCQYILREKWVNERLKELLPVPYYHIVFTLPHALNDLISYNKRLLYNLFFCCVKETLNSFAKDPRYLGAQCGYLALLHTWGQTLSQHVHLHLIVAGGGITDGGNWKSVPYGGRFLFPVRAVGKMFRGKFIAKLKKMQYKGQLVIPDTIELFKEPHVFEHMLDSTAHKKWRVYCKKPFGSAEMVVRYIGRYSHRVAISNNRIIDSKEKNVRFGYKDYRQGSGDGKFNKEMTLSAAEFIRRFLLHILPHGFNKVRFYGFWAGKVKKEIFKRIRNEMEGSVNNEADPEEEDNENSYCCPRCKVVMFFRMLLEPQYNETIYLDTS; encoded by the coding sequence ATGTCAACAGCAACCGTAGCCAGTATTTTCCGGGACAACATCAAAGGGTACAGCCAGGACCATAAGCTGTCGCCCAAACAGTGGAAAGTTGTTAACGCGATAATGAACTGTCGCACATCTGTGCATGGGGGTCATCTTTTCCACTGCCCGTCCTGTGGCGTTGACCGTCCTTGTTATAATCCCTGCCGTGACCGGCACTGCCCCAACTGCCAGTATATCTTGAGAGAGAAATGGGTCAATGAACGGTTAAAAGAGCTTTTACCAGTTCCATACTACCATATAGTTTTTACGCTGCCCCATGCTTTAAATGATTTGATCAGCTACAATAAGCGTTTATTATACAACCTGTTTTTTTGCTGTGTTAAAGAAACGCTGAACAGCTTTGCCAAAGACCCCCGTTATCTTGGTGCACAATGCGGTTACCTGGCCTTGCTGCATACCTGGGGCCAGACACTTTCGCAACATGTACACCTGCACCTGATTGTGGCCGGTGGTGGTATAACAGATGGTGGTAACTGGAAAAGTGTCCCTTATGGAGGCCGTTTTCTCTTCCCGGTGCGCGCTGTGGGCAAGATGTTCCGTGGCAAGTTTATAGCTAAACTGAAGAAGATGCAGTATAAGGGGCAACTGGTTATCCCGGACACTATCGAGCTATTCAAAGAGCCGCACGTATTTGAGCATATGCTGGATTCCACCGCCCATAAGAAGTGGCGGGTTTATTGTAAAAAACCTTTTGGCAGCGCCGAGATGGTTGTGCGCTATATCGGACGTTATTCGCACCGTGTTGCCATTAGTAACAACCGTATCATCGACAGCAAAGAAAAGAATGTACGGTTCGGTTACAAAGATTACAGGCAAGGGAGTGGGGATGGAAAGTTTAACAAAGAGATGACCTTGTCGGCGGCAGAGTTTATACGCCGGTTTCTGTTGCATATACTGCCACATGGTTTTAATAAGGTGCGCTTTTACGGTTTCTGGGCAGGAAAAGTAAAGAAGGAAATTTTTAAGCGTATTCGTAATGAAATGGAAGGTTCTGTCAATAATGAAGCAGATCCCGAAGAAGAGGATAATGAGAATTCATATTGCTGTCCGCGTTGCAAGGTAGTTATGTTTTTTCGAATGCTGCTCGAACCACAATACAACGAAACTATATACCTGGACACTTCTTAA
- a CDS encoding transposase, whose amino-acid sequence MTTKHSRPMISHDFTRTDPKDAFLIASNAQRGYFDFYKEYSDQVKGMHALSIAYDKLRKNLVQQRNRIHALLDRCFPEFLIEFPLDTKSSSYLLKKYFLPAHFLSLDLESESETIRKLSWGKRGRSHLEAIQKYARASIGTRLDENEEMAERMALDSWLAMQEVIEKQMDAIMKRLIELARETPYLKIITSLKGISERQAALFIAETRDLAGFSHYKQLEKYAGYSLRQSQSGNYVGPRHMNHIGNRRLSCILYKMSEETIKYIPEVRVKFLKRQLTKRSYRKNVVAASGNLLKLIMALVKEKRVYEYRGNQSVDRLVFLEKKYANLKESDKVRFGKKVA is encoded by the coding sequence TTGACCACCAAACATTCGCGTCCGATGATCAGCCATGATTTTACCCGCACCGATCCCAAAGATGCCTTTTTGATTGCCAGCAATGCCCAGCGCGGTTATTTCGATTTCTACAAAGAATATAGCGATCAGGTAAAAGGGATGCATGCCTTAAGTATCGCCTATGATAAGCTGCGCAAGAACCTGGTACAGCAGCGCAACCGTATCCATGCCTTGCTTGATAGGTGCTTCCCTGAATTTTTGATAGAATTCCCTTTGGATACGAAAAGCTCTTCTTACCTTTTAAAGAAGTATTTTCTGCCGGCTCATTTCCTCTCTTTGGACCTGGAAAGCGAATCAGAAACGATCCGGAAACTATCTTGGGGCAAACGCGGCCGCAGCCATCTTGAAGCAATCCAAAAATATGCCCGGGCGAGTATCGGTACCCGTCTTGATGAAAACGAGGAAATGGCCGAACGCATGGCTTTGGATAGCTGGCTGGCCATGCAGGAGGTGATCGAAAAACAGATGGATGCGATCATGAAGCGTTTAATAGAGTTGGCCAGAGAGACGCCTTACTTAAAAATCATCACTTCTTTAAAAGGTATCTCTGAGCGGCAAGCGGCCTTGTTTATTGCCGAAACGCGCGACCTGGCCGGGTTTAGCCATTATAAACAGCTGGAAAAATACGCCGGTTACAGTTTGCGGCAATCACAATCGGGCAACTATGTGGGCCCGCGCCATATGAACCATATCGGCAACCGCCGTCTTTCCTGCATTTTATACAAGATGAGTGAAGAAACCATTAAATATATCCCCGAAGTGCGGGTTAAGTTTCTAAAGCGCCAGCTGACAAAAAGAAGTTACCGTAAAAATGTGGTGGCCGCCTCCGGCAATTTATTAAAGCTGATTATGGCGTTGGTCAAAGAAAAGCGGGTCTATGAATATCGTGGCAACCAAAGTGTGGACAGGTTGGTTTTTCTTGAGAAAAAGTATGCAAATCTGAAAGAATCGGATAAAGTACGTTTTGGTAAGAAAGTAGCATAG
- a CDS encoding T9SS type A sorting domain-containing protein → MKNLFLFLIYFIFSSTTIIQSQEILIDSDSKANMWNQPMESPNGNIIVYEKLSDPTAYSNNPNIPEVNVDVWIQNLNTSATSFVTTTSASPHAGAFIKWIDNTHFAIKNSTEINIWDISNFSSPTIDHALTITGASLGIVGSLNAWDYDPNNKYLLTGQQITQAGSIPDVILVDPSDRTRDRVVLDVHALGTPAFIAQMQALLPTMMHLPVRDISAYSWNPEDWMIAHKYFSPDGNYIWIKLTVYGTNPANGKTIAADFGFTFAADPLGILGNDIVFYHADSRSHPSWWDNERIYNDDGIIYLRNGNDDLQVVEPLYDNHIALSTYKPGPQIGNNHRDFIAADNCCGTPLEIHLYKPGELSPLATLFSSPNINLIWGSKDGSRVHPNPSFSRDGKRVYYTRQTNPSTIGLYAYDIPEDIYFTGNGNQPLMGWDDINVHSGWFYSDYTKYITNNSTQPFLQKKGPSHNPSKGYSLPMAVDDDENAYAVNVNGNLVLISGLYPGWYSSDLLVNGVNQLTEKGPWHSPTLGYSLPMVVDAEGNIYVANGKSRYGQWGWQPVGGHSSHNGWYKSDITVYWKNTSYTTSTDYKGIGPWHNPSKGYSLPMAVDGDGNIYSVNNQRFLELGYGWDDVNTHPDWFYSGVTIYYKNGNYSSVASSSKRGPWHNPNKGYSLPMDVDQDGNIYSVNNGTWTSGWDDVNTSGHMQFNGWLHSGFTVYDRFGGEITFNKKGPWHNPSKGFSLPLSVDNKRNVYVANGISRFNRKESLVEIWPSASHYSGQDWYYSDLTVLVNGGGEWYYLDGGPWFNLEKGYSLSLIALGTVGGVSPRIDIAYKTEEVIPSDYKVTYNYPNPFNPVTIIKVNLKKGALVKLTIYNSLGKEISILANEQRTSGEYEYRFNAENYSSGVYFYKLEIDKELHINKMLYLK, encoded by the coding sequence ATGAAGAATCTTTTTCTATTTTTAATTTACTTTATTTTTAGTTCAACGACAATCATACAGTCGCAAGAAATTCTAATTGACTCAGATTCAAAAGCTAATATGTGGAACCAGCCGATGGAAAGCCCCAACGGTAACATTATAGTATATGAAAAACTATCTGATCCCACAGCATATAGTAATAATCCAAATATACCTGAAGTAAATGTCGATGTTTGGATACAAAATTTAAATACATCAGCAACCTCTTTTGTAACGACTACTAGTGCAAGTCCACATGCTGGTGCTTTTATAAAATGGATTGATAACACCCATTTTGCGATTAAGAATTCAACAGAAATTAATATTTGGGATATTTCTAACTTTTCTTCGCCCACAATTGATCATGCTCTAACAATTACAGGTGCATCTTTAGGTATAGTTGGTAGCCTTAATGCGTGGGATTATGATCCAAACAATAAATATCTTTTGACAGGCCAGCAGATAACTCAAGCTGGTTCCATACCGGATGTTATTTTAGTAGATCCATCTGATCGCACAAGAGATAGAGTTGTACTTGATGTGCATGCACTTGGTACTCCCGCTTTTATTGCACAAATGCAAGCCTTGCTACCCACTATGATGCACCTACCAGTTAGAGATATAAGTGCTTATTCCTGGAATCCGGAAGATTGGATGATCGCCCACAAATATTTTAGCCCTGATGGAAATTATATATGGATTAAATTAACTGTCTATGGAACAAATCCAGCCAATGGAAAAACAATTGCTGCTGACTTTGGTTTTACCTTTGCTGCTGATCCCTTAGGCATTTTAGGAAATGACATTGTTTTTTACCACGCAGATTCTAGGAGCCATCCATCCTGGTGGGATAATGAGAGGATTTACAACGATGATGGAATTATATACCTTAGAAATGGTAATGATGATCTTCAGGTTGTTGAACCTCTTTATGATAATCACATTGCTTTGTCAACATATAAGCCTGGTCCACAAATAGGAAATAATCATAGAGATTTTATTGCTGCAGATAATTGTTGTGGCACCCCCCTAGAAATCCATTTATATAAACCGGGAGAATTAAGCCCATTAGCCACCTTGTTTTCTAGCCCAAATATTAATTTAATTTGGGGTAGTAAGGATGGAAGTAGGGTTCACCCTAATCCATCCTTTTCTCGTGATGGGAAACGTGTTTATTACACAAGACAAACTAACCCAAGCACAATAGGCTTGTATGCATATGATATTCCAGAAGATATTTATTTCACTGGCAATGGCAACCAGCCTCTAATGGGGTGGGATGATATAAATGTACATTCTGGATGGTTTTATTCAGATTATACGAAATATATAACTAATAATAGTACTCAACCATTTTTGCAAAAAAAAGGTCCCTCTCACAATCCTAGTAAAGGATATTCTTTACCGATGGCTGTTGATGATGATGAAAATGCTTACGCTGTAAATGTTAATGGGAATTTGGTTTTGATTAGTGGGTTATACCCTGGTTGGTATTCTTCAGACTTATTGGTTAATGGTGTTAATCAATTGACAGAAAAGGGTCCATGGCACAGTCCAACTCTAGGATATTCACTACCAATGGTTGTTGATGCAGAAGGAAACATTTATGTTGCTAATGGCAAATCACGGTATGGACAATGGGGATGGCAACCAGTAGGAGGTCATTCCTCTCATAATGGATGGTATAAATCAGATATTACAGTTTATTGGAAAAATACTTCTTATACAACATCAACCGACTATAAAGGTATTGGTCCGTGGCATAATCCAAGTAAGGGGTATTCGTTACCCATGGCAGTTGATGGAGATGGAAATATATATTCTGTAAATAATCAACGTTTTTTGGAACTTGGATATGGTTGGGATGATGTTAATACACATCCTGATTGGTTTTATTCTGGTGTTACAATTTACTACAAAAATGGAAATTACTCCTCAGTTGCCTCTAGTTCAAAGAGAGGTCCGTGGCATAACCCTAACAAAGGGTATTCATTACCAATGGATGTTGACCAAGATGGGAATATTTATTCTGTAAACAATGGAACATGGACTAGTGGCTGGGACGATGTTAACACTTCTGGTCATATGCAATTTAATGGATGGTTACATTCGGGTTTTACAGTTTATGATCGGTTCGGAGGAGAAATTACTTTCAATAAAAAAGGACCATGGCATAATCCTTCGAAAGGATTCTCTTTACCGTTGTCTGTTGACAATAAAAGAAACGTTTATGTTGCCAACGGTATTTCTAGGTTTAATAGAAAAGAAAGTTTAGTTGAAATATGGCCATCAGCATCTCATTATAGTGGACAAGATTGGTATTATTCAGATTTGACTGTTTTGGTTAACGGAGGCGGAGAATGGTATTATTTGGATGGCGGTCCATGGTTTAATTTGGAAAAAGGATATTCACTTTCTCTAATTGCTCTTGGAACTGTTGGGGGCGTTTCACCAAGGATTGATATTGCATATAAAACTGAGGAGGTTATACCGTCCGATTATAAAGTAACGTACAATTATCCAAATCCTTTCAACCCTGTGACAATAATAAAAGTTAACCTTAAAAAAGGTGCTCTCGTAAAGTTAACTATTTACAATAGCCTTGGTAAGGAGATATCTATACTTGCCAATGAGCAAAGAACATCTGGTGAGTACGAATATAGGTTTAATGCTGAAAACTATTCTTCAGGAGTTTATTTCTATAAGTTAGAAATAGATAAGGAACTTCATATTAATAAAATGTTATACCTAAAATAA